A region of the Candidatus Binatia bacterium genome:
GGCGGGATAACGCAACGGCCGGCGCGCGTACTCGTGATTGAACAAGTAGTGGAACGAACCGGCCAGATGGTGAAACAGCATCGCAGCCCCGCCGGCATCGATACACCCGCGCCGCCACAATCCCGTCGCCGGGTCGGCCGCCTCCCACAACCAGGCGAAGTAAGCGTCCTCCCAGCCCGGCTCCGGTTCGCCGGCCAAACGCAGCGCCGCATACGCCCCGGCACCCTTGTGCGATTCGCCCCACGGGTTCCAGGTCCAGTCGAGTTCGTCGAGTAAGCCCCTTATTCCCTCGCAGGTCGCCAACGCAGCAAGTGCGCGCAGCGGATGCACCGGCAGCGCCTCGAACAGCTCGAGCGCCGCGACGCAATGCGCCGTCGTGTGCAGGGGATCGTGCGTCGTCTCCCGGAACAGACCGCCGGTGGCATCCTGACGCGCCTGCAGTACCCGCACCCACGCGGGCCGGTCGCCGACTTCGGGAAATCCACCGATGGTGTAGAGCACGTTCGCCGCATCGGCGCAGCCGTACTCGTTGATCCCAAGCTGACGCGAACCGCTCTCGTCCTGCCACAGCCAGCGCGCGTATGCACCCGTGTCGCCCACGGCGTGCGCCGCAACAATGGCCTCCACCCGGGAGATCAGGTCTGCGAGGGCGAACATGAGTGGGGGCTTGGGGGCCTCACGCCCTCATGCCCCCCGGCCCCCCACGCCTACGGCTTGCACAACAGCTTGTTGCCGCTGCGGTTGAAGGAGCAGTTCCCGGGGACGAATGCCGTTTCGCCGCATTCGCCCGCCGCCGCCGCCGCCTGGCCGCCGAGCACCACGATCGCCGTCACCGGCTCGTCCCCGGAGACCACCGGGTAGGCTCCGTTCTTTCCCTTCACCAGCAGCTTCACCTGCCGCGGCGCCCTGGCGCCCCGATCCCGGACTACCACCTTGACGATGCCGTTGCCGGGCGCGCCCGTCCTGTCCTGGAATGTCCACTTCGTGCCACGGCCGTTACGCGTCCAGCCCCGTGTCCCCTGCCCCGCGTACACCCCGCCCGGCAGCGTCACGTCGATCCGGGGCACCCCGGTTGCCGTCACGACCATCACCCGCGCCCCGTCGGTTTGCGGGTCGAGCGCCGCGAAGCTCGTCGACGCCGGCAGAACGAACTCGCCGCCGACGCTGACGCTATCATTGCCCGGCGTCGGGTCGGGGTCGATTCTGCCCACGGTCACCTTCGGCCTGATCGTCAGGTTGCGACCGCCGCCGACGTTGGTGCACGGATCGATGGCATCGCACAGCGTGTCGCCATCGCTGTCGGGCACCCCGCCGTCCGGCGGGCACGACGGGCTCGACCCGTCGCACGCTTCCGCCACATCGCACGGGCCCACCGCCGCCCGGCACTCGACCCCGGCGTGGCCGCCCGGATGCGTGCACGCCCCGGCGCCGTCGCACTCGTCCAGCGAACACGGGCTCGAGTCCGCCGTACACGGCGTCCCGGCGCTCACCGCGCACGTGTCCGCGTTCTCGTTGCAGACGTCGTCGCATTCAGGGCCCGCCGTGCACGGGTCGCCCGCATGGACTCCGCACGTGCCGCCCGCGCAGGTGTCGGCGCCGTTGCAGAATGCTCCGTCGTCGCACGGCGCCACGTTGGTCACGACGTAGCACCCGCTCAGACGGTCGCAGAAGTCGTTGGTGCAAGGATTTCCGTCGCTGCAACTGTCGAGTGCGCCGCAGGCGCCGCCGCCGCACGTCGAGCCGCTCGTGCACACGTTACCGTCGTCGCATGCTGTCCCGTCCGCGGCGGCCGCCTGACACGTCGCCGCACAGCAGTCGCCGCCGTCGACATTGCCGTCATCGCAGATCTCCCCGGGCTGCACGTAGCCGTCGCCGCACAGCGCGGGCATGCAGGCGTTGGTGCAGCCGTCGGCGTTGCTGGTGTTACCGTCGTCGCAGGCTTCGACCAGCGCTTCGAGCGTGCCGTCGCCGCAAACGCTGACCGTGCAATCGTTCTTACAGGCGTCGTTATTGTTCGTGTTGCCGTCGTCGCACTGTTCCGCGCCGCCGGCGTAACCATTCCCGCAGGCGCTGGGTGTGCAGGCGTTGTCGCAGCCGTCGCCGTTGACGAAGTTGCCGTCGTCGCAGGCTTCGCCGGGGTCGACGGTGCCATCGCCGCAGGACGCGATGTCGGCCACCTTCCACAGCTCGGTACCGTACGCGTCGTCGGTAGCGCTGAAGAGCACCGCCGAGCCAAGCGCGGTCAGGGACCTTGGCCAGGACGACATCGCGCCCGGTCTCACGTCCGCAACCTGCACCGTCCCCGCCGCCGTCCCGTCGCTCTTCCACAGCTCGTACCCGCTGCTCCCGTCGTTCGCCCGGAAAAACAGCGTGCCGTTCACGTTCGTCAGGTAGTCGGGATACGAGTACCCGCTGCCCGGGACGATGTCCTTCACCAGGACCGTCCCCGCCGCCGTCCCGTCGCTCTTCCACACCTCGTACCCGCTGCTCCCGTCGTCCGCCCGAAAGAACAGCGTGCCGCTCACGTTCGTCAGGTACGCGGGAGACGAGGAACCGCTGCCCGGGTTGATGTCCTTCACCTGCACCGTCCCCGCCGCCGTCCCGTCGCTCCTCCACAGCTCGGACCCGCTGATCCCGTCGTCCGCCCGGAAAAACAGCGTGCCGTTCACGTTCGTCAGGGACTCCGGAAACGAGCTCCCGCTCCAAGGGTTGATGTCCTTCACCAGCACTGTCCCCGCCGCCGTCCCGTCCGTGCGCCAGAGCTCTGTTCCAGTGGCCGGAGAGGACGCCACAAAGAAAGTGACCGGCCCGACCGGCGTTATTGACGCCGGGTTCGAGCCGCCCGAAATAACTGAACTGTCGATGTCTTTCACCAACTCCGCGGGCGCCTGCGCCCGGGCTGCCTGTACGCCCACGACGGCGGCGACCCCCACCATGACCGACGAGGTCAGCACAGACCACAGCCGCCGCATCGGCCCGGCCAACGCCATCCCCCCGGGGCCTTGCGGCCCTGCCGCCTCTGACCACATCCGTGCCGCCACACCCACACCCGCCCGCCTTCCGAGCCGAACCGCTCGTGTCACGATGGGCCCCCCTTTTCGTTATCGTCTTCTCGTCATCGGGCGTGACCCAGGTTCCGCACCGCCTCGTCGAACTGCCATATTCCAGGTCGACCTACAGTTCTGCGCGGCGGCTTCCGAGGGCGCATCGCCCGCGACCTCCCCCGTGCCGTCACTGCCGTCCTCGCCCCTGTCAGACAAGAACTCGATCATGCCCGCTGCCGTATGTTATCCCCCGCCACCCGTCAACAGCGCAGATACGGGACAACGACGGTGGGTTGCTGCGCGCAGGCACGGGGGCCTGCCGCTACGACGACGGCGGACGGCATTGCGCGGGCAGGCACGGGGGCTCAGCACCTCGCGCCCTCGGCACCTCAGGACCCCA
Encoded here:
- a CDS encoding DUF4215 domain-containing protein — its product is MALAGPMRRLWSVLTSSVMVGVAAVVGVQAARAQAPAELVKDIDSSVISGGSNPASITPVGPVTFFVASSPATGTELWRTDGTAAGTVLVKDINPWSGSSFPESLTNVNGTLFFRADDGISGSELWRSDGTAAGTVQVKDINPGSGSSSPAYLTNVSGTLFFRADDGSSGYEVWKSDGTAAGTVLVKDIVPGSGYSYPDYLTNVNGTLFFRANDGSSGYELWKSDGTAAGTVQVADVRPGAMSSWPRSLTALGSAVLFSATDDAYGTELWKVADIASCGDGTVDPGEACDDGNFVNGDGCDNACTPSACGNGYAGGAEQCDDGNTNNNDACKNDCTVSVCGDGTLEALVEACDDGNTSNADGCTNACMPALCGDGYVQPGEICDDGNVDGGDCCAATCQAAAADGTACDDGNVCTSGSTCGGGACGALDSCSDGNPCTNDFCDRLSGCYVVTNVAPCDDGAFCNGADTCAGGTCGVHAGDPCTAGPECDDVCNENADTCAVSAGTPCTADSSPCSLDECDGAGACTHPGGHAGVECRAAVGPCDVAEACDGSSPSCPPDGGVPDSDGDTLCDAIDPCTNVGGGRNLTIRPKVTVGRIDPDPTPGNDSVSVGGEFVLPASTSFAALDPQTDGARVMVVTATGVPRIDVTLPGGVYAGQGTRGWTRNGRGTKWTFQDRTGAPGNGIVKVVVRDRGARAPRQVKLLVKGKNGAYPVVSGDEPVTAIVVLGGQAAAAAGECGETAFVPGNCSFNRSGNKLLCKP